The sequence below is a genomic window from Nostoc flagelliforme CCNUN1.
CTTGATGATAATACAATTGCCGATCCAGTCCCATCACCGCTAAACCACACTTATCTCGACCTGGATCAAACCCCAATATGACTGGTTGCGTTGGTGAAAATTCACGGAAAGCCATAATAAATTAAAAATTAAAAATTAAGAATTAGAAATCAATAAATGCAATCACAGCAACTATTTTGACTGCTGTTCGATATGTTTAAATCTTACTAATAACAGTGTACAAATAATGTTTTAAGTACTAAAAATAATTTGTCCGTTGACTATTGCCACTAATCTTACTCTCAATGGGCCAGCTGTATAAGTGTCCTCTGCTGCGATCGCTTTAATCTCCAAGGGTTGATTGTATTGTCTTAATTGGCTGACAAAGCGTAAGAAAGTCCCTTCTACTTGCACATCTTCGACAATTCCGGCATTACGGGCACGAAATTGGGAAGCAGAAATCAATATTTCTAGACGCTGCTGTAATTGATAGGATGTCATAGCTTTGGAATCAGCAGTCGTTGTGGCCAGTACTGCGCCTCCCGAAAAAACCAATTGATTGCGGGCTGTATCGGCGAAAAATTCTATCTGCTTTTCTCCTCTAACGTAATTACCAGCCGAGAAAATTCGCACCACGTATTCTTGACCATCGCCAATCTGCTTGCTCAATTGCTCAACCCTATCCTGGGTAACGCGCAGTAGCTCTACATTTGCAAGATTTGCACCAGGCTCACTTAATTCGAGGTTGGCGTTGCGATTGGCTTGTTGTAAAAGTTTTACCACTACCTGGCGAGCAGCAGCAGGTTGGGTAACACGAACTACACCAGCAGACAGAACTTGACCGCGAACTATAGCTAGCTTACCCAGACGCAGGTCGCGGTAAGACTGATAATATTTTTCCAGCCTTGCAACTTCCAGTTCTAGTTGCTCCTGTTGTCCTTCCAACTCTTTGAGGCGTGATTCCCGTGTGGCAATTACTTGCTCTCGCGCTGCAACTTCTACATTACGCTTTTGAATCAATTGATCGAGTTGGGCAATTTTTTGATCGCGCACTTCTATGGCTTCTTGGCGATTAGCAAGTTCGCGATCGCGTTTTTGAATCGCTGTTTTGGCTTCGTCAATAGCTTTTTTAGCTTCAGCGTACAGTCGTTGACGTTCTGTCTTCAGTAGTTCAACTGCCGCCTGTAGCTCCTTTCTCTGATTATAAACGCTCTGCAATTCAGCTATAGCTTTTTGGTACTGAGGTACAACTTGTTCTAGCTGATCTTGAGTGCGTTGGAGTTGAGTTTGAGTTTGAGCTTGTTGACTAATGGTGCGGTTCAACTGAGCTTGTGTTTGGCGTTGTTTGGCATTCGCCGCCTGCAAAGATTGATTGATTACTTGCAAGTCTTGTTGTGCTTTTGTTTGGGCAATTCTTGCTTGGTTTAGCTCACTCTCTACCTGACTTTTCTGAGTTTCTGCGGTTTTTAGCTGCTCCCGCTTCTGTCTGAGGTCTGTTTGAATATCTTCTAATTCAAAGACTCCCTTTCGCAAGCCTTCGTCGGCAGCGAATAAAATTCCTAAGGTTGATGCTGAAATTAAACCACCCGTAAAAATAGTTACCAGTACAGCAGTATTTTTTGGACGTAGGTTAAAAAGTGAGAGGCGGGCTTTGCCAACTCGTGTGCCGATGCGATCGCCCACGGTTGCAATTACGCCTCCCAGAATTAAAATTGCTGCGATGAGGATGTATCCGGTGGTCATCTTTAGCTACCGAAATCCTTCCAGATACAGCCTACTACTTTTAAGCATTGTCTGGAAAGAAGTGGAAATTGGCAATAGCTGAAATTACTCAATTTTAGATTTACCTCTAGCTATTAGTGTCATTTTTCAAAATAGAACACGCGCCGATTCCCCTTTCTCCAATTGCATTTATGTGAATTGCCTACTTAAGGTAACAGGTTTATGCACAGTAATTTTCTTTTTGTGGATGGAAATCATCTTTTTTTCACGCAAATCCCCTAGTAGCCTAGTAACGGTAACACGAGTTGAACCAATTGCCTCTGCGATCGCTTGATGAGATAACTTCAGATCAATTGTGATCCCATCTGCACAAGGAACCCCAAAATCCCGACAAAGAATTAGCAAAAAACTCACCAACCTAGAACCCATATCTCGGTGAGCAAGAGTTTCAATCATCATCTCTGTTTGTAAAATGCGCGAAGACAGACCTCGCAGCATTAACATTGATAATTCTGGATTTTCCTTGAGCGCTTGCTCCACTTGTTCAATTGGTGCTGACAGTAATTCCGCAGGCGTAAATGCAACCGCATGGTAAAACCGATCCGACTTATTTCCCGTCAGCAATGACAATACACCAAAAACACTATTTTCCCGCAGCAACGCTACCGTTATTTCCTCTCCTGCCTCGTACACCCTGGAAAGTTTAACAGCACCTTTCAAAAGAAAATAAACTCGTTCGGCAGGATCGCCAGGAAAAAAGATCGTTTTATTGCGTTCAAACGTTTCCACAACTGGCGGAAACGCCCCGGTCGCCATCTGACGAAATACATTTGCTAGGGCTTTATCTTGTGTCACGATCATCTCCCTTCCCCTACCCAATGCCGGAAAAACAAAAACTGATTACCTAAGAATACACCCGAAAAATGAATAAAGCACCGTCAACCTTTCTGTACTTTCCTATACTCAAACTAATCTCTTCATAACTCTTTGTTTATAATGATACATAATTGTTGATCCTTTCAGCTACAAATTGTTGATAAGTACTTCCAATAGCTGTATTAAAAAGGGTTTTTTAAAGAACAAATAAAGTTATTTTGGGAATATCTTTAGGAAAAATCAAGATTTTTGTCATAGCAAACACTCTTACCAATATTCATTTTTGCAAATCCTGTATAAAACAAAGACAAAACGTGCCTCAGATTCTAGTATGCTCCTAGATGATCGATCGCATTAACAATTTATATGCTAAATCTGACTGGAAAAAATGCTCTTGTTACAGGTATTGCCAATAACCGCTCGATCGCCTGGGGCATCGCCCAACAGCTGCATAAAGCCGGAGCAAACCTGGGTATTACCTATCTGCCCGATGAACGCGGCAAGATGGAAAAAAAAGTTGCGGAATTGGTAGAACCCCTCAATCCCAGCTTATTTCTTCCCTGTAATGTCCAAAATGATGAACAGATTCAATCTACCTTTGAGACAATCCGCGAAAAGTGGGGAAAGCTAGACATCCTCATCCATTGTCTTGCCTTTGCCAGCAAAGATGATTTGACTGGAGATTTTAGTCAAACCTCTCGTTCTGGCTTTAACACCGCCTTAGAAATTAGTACCTACTCGCTGGTGCAGTTAAGTGGTGCAGCTAAACCTTTGATGACAGAGGGAGGTAGCATCGTCACCCTCACGTATTTAGGCGGTGTTAGGGCAATCCCTAACTATAATGTCATGGGAGTTGCCAAAGCTGGCTTAGAAATGAGTGTGCGTTACCTAGCCGCCGAACTAGGGCCACAAAATATCCGCGTCAATGCCATTTCCGCAGGCCCCATCCGCACCTTGGCATCTTCAGCAGTGGGTGGGATTTTGGATATGATTCATCATGTAGAAGAAGTGGCTCCCCTACGACGCACCGTAACTCAGCTAGAAGTGGGTAACGCTGCCGCTTTCTTATGTAGTGACTTGTCCAGTGGTATTACCGGACAAGTGCTGTATGTAGATGCAGGATATGAAATTATGGGAATGTAAGATAATTTGGGCATTGGGGATTGGGCATTGGGAATTGAGTATTAGTATTATTTGCTCATTCCTCATTCCCCATGCCCGATGCCCGATGCCCCATTCCCCATTGTTTATGCAAACAACCAATCGCCAACTTAATTCAAACTACGACCAGTCAGCTAAAACCCCTCGAATTGCCACTGTTCACCGCACCACTGGTGAAACCAATGTGCAAGTTACCATCAATCTGGATGGTAGAGGAACTTGCACGGCAGCAACTGGCATTCCGTTTTTAGATCACATGTTGCATCAAATTGCCTCCCACGGGCTGATTGATATAGATGTCCAAGCCAAGGGAGACTGGGAAATTGATGACCATCACACCAACGAAGATGTAGGCATTACCTTGGGCCAAGCCTTTAACCAAGCACTAGGCGACAGAAAAGGCATTGTCCGCTTTGGTAATTTTCTTGCGCCACTGGATGAAGCCTTAGTTCAGGTAGCGCTAGACTTTTCTGGACGCCCTCACCTCAGCTACGGCTTGCAAATTCCTACGCAGCGAGTCGGAACCTATGACACCCAACTCGTGCGCGAATTCTTTGCGGCACTGGTAAATCATAGCCAAATGACACTGCATATTCGGCAACTGGATGGCATTAATTCCCATCACATTATTGAAGCGACATTTAAGGCATTTGCGAGGGCAACGCGGCTGGCGGTGGAAATTGACCCTCGCCGTGCTGGTTTAATTCCTAGTTCTAAAGGCGTTTTGTAAAGCTAGTACCGCAAGGCGGAAGTCAAAAGTTCACACTGAGCGGAGTCGAAGTGTCAATAGTCAAAAGGTTTTAATTTTGGGCTTTCTCGCTGTAATGAAATGGTAAGTTTATTTCCGCCGAGCTGTACTAGCCAAAATTACTTGTCAAGGCTGATATTTTTAGTGGTAATCAGCTACTCTGTTTGCAATAATTGACACACAGGTTAGTGATGGTTATTATCAGCCTATCGGGTAACTTGTAATTAGTGCCAAGCTGGTAATTAGTAATTGAACCGAGATGAAGTCTGTTGCAGATGACCCTGATTCTCAACTTAATACGGCAGACACTCCGCCAGTAGTCCTGACTTCTGAGTTGCGAAAAGTCTATCGCACTGGTTTTTGGCTAAATCAACAAGTCGTATCTCTCAAAAACTGTTCTTTAACAGTTTATAAAGGTGAAACCTTTGGCTTGCTAGGGCCAAACGGTGCTGGTAAAACCACCCTTTTAAAATTGTTGCTGGGAATTATTCGTCCTAGCTCTGGACGGGGATTATTATTGGGTAAGCCAATAGGCGATCGCAGTGTTAAGCAAAATATCGGCTATCTGCCGGAAAATCCCTATTTGTATGACTATCTCACTGGCTGGGAGTTTTTGCAGCTAGCTGCTGGGCTATTCCAAATTCCCAAAAGTGTCCAACGCCAACGCATTCCCCAACTGCTGGAATTAGTGGGTTTATCCCAAGCGGATGCCCGCAAAAAACTGCTGCGTCGCTACTCTAAAGGAATGCTACAGCGTGTCGGTATGGCACAGGCGCTAATTAACGAGCCAGATTTAGTTTTTTTGGATGAACCGATGTCTGGTCTTGATCCTGTGGGACGCTACCAAATGCGGGAAATTATCCTGGCGCTAAAAGCTGCTGGTAAGACGATTTTTTTCAACAGTCACGTTCTTAGTGAAGTAGAACAGATTTGCGATCGCATTGCCATCCTTTCTCAAGGTGAATTAATTTGCTCTGGTTCCCTCAATGAACTCTTAGGCATAAACAACACATATCATGTCAAAGGTCAAGGTGGTGACTGGGAAATTCTTCAAAAATGGATACCCACTCTCAGATTTGAACCTGATGGTTCCTGGCAAGGTACGCTACAAGACGATTACTATGATTTTCTCGCCAGTCTTCGTCTGATGGAGGGTAAAATTATTGCTATGAATTTGTCGCGTTACTCCCTAGAAGAGTTTTTTATTCAACAAATCCAAAGAAAAAATGACTCACTGAATTAATCTTGTTGCGAAATAGTAAATTTTGGGTTGCCTTGAGCAACAAAACCCAAAAGTTTTGCCTTTTTGAGTTAATATTTCTGAAGCAAACCGACAAAAAATAATATTTCGATCTCTTTTTAAGGTTGTTTGTATTAATTTAATGAACTTGTTCATAATTTTGGTAGCCCTAGCAGATCTAAACTCACAGTTCAAATGTCGTAAAATTGACTTTGAGAAGAAAATTTTATTCGTAAGTACTTTATTTCTTAACAAAGAACTTATTGTATAAACTGCGTTTAGTTGCGTAAGTCCTAATATTTTTGATAAATTCTATATTCAAATTTGCTTAACTTTAAATTAACTTCACTAAAAATTCAAATTCAATAGACAAATTTCCTCCGGAAAATGACACTTTTCGAGGAGAATAAGAGTGTTGGGGAACATGAATACTTAGGTATAGTCAAAATAAAAATGTTAAGACAGTACTTTATTGATTGTAGTTTCAGAGTCTCAGGTAAATATGCTTAACACAACTTTTTTTAAATTCCTAACTTGGCCAGTTGTGGGTGTGGCTTTGTTAACTGCTGTCAATGCCGCTGTGCCATCTGCCAGCCTAGCTCAGGGACAAACATTACCACCAACTACACAAACACCAACCACACCAACACAATTAGATACTAATTATTCATTAGGAGGCGGCGATCGCATCCGTGTCAATGTATTTGAAGTACCTGAATATACAGGTGAATATCAAATTCCCCCAGGTGGAGCAATCAACCTACCTTTAATTGGCAGTGTGTCAGTCCTCGGTCTAACAACTGAACAGGCTGCTGACGAAATTGCTAGAAGATATGCTCGCTTCCTGAAACGTCCTTTGATCTCAGTCAATTTGTTATCGTCTCGTCCCATCAATATTTTCGTTGCCGGAGAGGTGACACGTCCAGGCGCTTATACCCTGAGCTTGAGCGGAGGTGCAGGAGACAATCCCGGCGTACAATACCCAACTGTATTAGCCGCACTGACAACAGCACAAGGTGTAACCCTGGCTGCGGATGTGACTCAAGTTCAATTACGGCGTAAAGTAGGACGTTCTTCAGAGCAAGCCGTTACCGTTAATTTGGAGGAACTCATCCAAACAGGCAGGTTATCACAGGATATTACCTTGCGGGATGGAGATACCATAGTTGTGCCAACTGCAACCAACTTCGACGTGGCAAAATCCCGCAATATATTTGCAGCTAACTTTGCCGCTAGCCAAACCACACCCCGCACGGTAACAATTATCG
It includes:
- a CDS encoding DUF3084 domain-containing protein is translated as MTTGYILIAAILILGGVIATVGDRIGTRVGKARLSLFNLRPKNTAVLVTIFTGGLISASTLGILFAADEGLRKGVFELEDIQTDLRQKREQLKTAETQKSQVESELNQARIAQTKAQQDLQVINQSLQAANAKQRQTQAQLNRTISQQAQTQTQLQRTQDQLEQVVPQYQKAIAELQSVYNQRKELQAAVELLKTERQRLYAEAKKAIDEAKTAIQKRDRELANRQEAIEVRDQKIAQLDQLIQKRNVEVAAREQVIATRESRLKELEGQQEQLELEVARLEKYYQSYRDLRLGKLAIVRGQVLSAGVVRVTQPAAARQVVVKLLQQANRNANLELSEPGANLANVELLRVTQDRVEQLSKQIGDGQEYVVRIFSAGNYVRGEKQIEFFADTARNQLVFSGGAVLATTTADSKAMTSYQLQQRLEILISASQFRARNAGIVEDVQVEGTFLRFVSQLRQYNQPLEIKAIAAEDTYTAGPLRVRLVAIVNGQIIFST
- the ntcA gene encoding global nitrogen regulator NtcA, with amino-acid sequence MIVTQDKALANVFRQMATGAFPPVVETFERNKTIFFPGDPAERVYFLLKGAVKLSRVYEAGEEITVALLRENSVFGVLSLLTGNKSDRFYHAVAFTPAELLSAPIEQVEQALKENPELSMLMLRGLSSRILQTEMMIETLAHRDMGSRLVSFLLILCRDFGVPCADGITIDLKLSHQAIAEAIGSTRVTVTRLLGDLREKKMISIHKKKITVHKPVTLSRQFT
- the fabI gene encoding enoyl-ACP reductase FabI translates to MLNLTGKNALVTGIANNRSIAWGIAQQLHKAGANLGITYLPDERGKMEKKVAELVEPLNPSLFLPCNVQNDEQIQSTFETIREKWGKLDILIHCLAFASKDDLTGDFSQTSRSGFNTALEISTYSLVQLSGAAKPLMTEGGSIVTLTYLGGVRAIPNYNVMGVAKAGLEMSVRYLAAELGPQNIRVNAISAGPIRTLASSAVGGILDMIHHVEEVAPLRRTVTQLEVGNAAAFLCSDLSSGITGQVLYVDAGYEIMGM
- the hisB gene encoding imidazoleglycerol-phosphate dehydratase HisB, with translation MQTTNRQLNSNYDQSAKTPRIATVHRTTGETNVQVTINLDGRGTCTAATGIPFLDHMLHQIASHGLIDIDVQAKGDWEIDDHHTNEDVGITLGQAFNQALGDRKGIVRFGNFLAPLDEALVQVALDFSGRPHLSYGLQIPTQRVGTYDTQLVREFFAALVNHSQMTLHIRQLDGINSHHIIEATFKAFARATRLAVEIDPRRAGLIPSSKGVL
- a CDS encoding ABC transporter ATP-binding protein; protein product: MKSVADDPDSQLNTADTPPVVLTSELRKVYRTGFWLNQQVVSLKNCSLTVYKGETFGLLGPNGAGKTTLLKLLLGIIRPSSGRGLLLGKPIGDRSVKQNIGYLPENPYLYDYLTGWEFLQLAAGLFQIPKSVQRQRIPQLLELVGLSQADARKKLLRRYSKGMLQRVGMAQALINEPDLVFLDEPMSGLDPVGRYQMREIILALKAAGKTIFFNSHVLSEVEQICDRIAILSQGELICSGSLNELLGINNTYHVKGQGGDWEILQKWIPTLRFEPDGSWQGTLQDDYYDFLASLRLMEGKIIAMNLSRYSLEEFFIQQIQRKNDSLN
- a CDS encoding SLBB domain-containing protein — translated: MLNTTFFKFLTWPVVGVALLTAVNAAVPSASLAQGQTLPPTTQTPTTPTQLDTNYSLGGGDRIRVNVFEVPEYTGEYQIPPGGAINLPLIGSVSVLGLTTEQAADEIARRYARFLKRPLISVNLLSSRPINIFVAGEVTRPGAYTLSLSGGAGDNPGVQYPTVLAALTTAQGVTLAADVTQVQLRRKVGRSSEQAVTVNLEELIQTGRLSQDITLRDGDTIVVPTATNFDVAKSRNIFAANFAASQTTPRTVTIIGEVNRPGSYLVTPASTDAQGGGATNNSGTTTPNGLPNVTRVIQLAGGITAQADIRNLKLRRPTRAGSEQAIDINLWQLLQSGDANQDIIVQDGDTIVIPTATEINPAEATQLATTTLSPARIQVGVVGEVKKPGLTDVQPNSSLNQAILAAGGFNDARASSDAVDLIRLNPNGSVTKRIVKVDFSAGINEQTNPILRNNDVVVVNRSGLAQTGDTTNTITGPLGVIFNILRLFGI